From a region of the Paenibacillus segetis genome:
- a CDS encoding exonuclease SbcCD subunit D produces the protein MRILHTGDWHLGRTLEGRSRLQEQEKFLDELVAMAEDQQADMIMMAGDVYDSVNPPAAAEGMFYEAAARLSQNGRQLVVIAGNHDQPERVAAASPLVWQQGITLVGLPSPEAIKIHIPRTAETAIIAALPYPSEARLSELLAGEGDEVELRVAYSAKVGRLMRQLASSFSPNTVNLAMSHIYVLGGVESDSERPIQVGGAYTVDPSALDIGAQYTALGHLHRPQAVKGSGMIRYSGSPLAYSFSEAGQAKSVMMLDITPGEAPRTEELFISSGRPLVKWACRGGLDEVRRWLDEGRDSHAFIDLEISLTEAMSLGDIQSLRKAHEGIIHIRPLYPALEEEATLTSRAQMPVPELFRKFYQRQSGGAEPEEELVELFMSLIASDDELKVGEEDE, from the coding sequence ATGCGTATTTTGCATACAGGAGATTGGCATTTGGGCCGAACGCTAGAAGGAAGGAGCCGTTTGCAGGAACAGGAAAAGTTCCTTGATGAGCTTGTCGCTATGGCGGAAGATCAACAGGCCGATATGATTATGATGGCGGGGGACGTATACGATAGTGTTAATCCACCAGCTGCAGCCGAAGGAATGTTCTACGAAGCAGCGGCTCGGCTCAGTCAAAATGGACGCCAATTGGTCGTTATCGCTGGAAACCATGATCAACCTGAACGGGTAGCGGCGGCTTCTCCTTTAGTATGGCAACAGGGCATTACATTAGTTGGACTTCCCTCTCCAGAGGCGATTAAAATTCACATACCTCGCACCGCGGAGACGGCCATCATTGCGGCATTACCTTATCCATCAGAAGCACGTCTCTCTGAGTTACTTGCCGGAGAGGGGGATGAGGTAGAGCTACGTGTGGCTTATAGTGCCAAGGTTGGTCGGCTGATGCGACAGCTGGCAAGCTCCTTTAGCCCGAATACGGTTAATTTAGCGATGAGCCACATTTACGTACTCGGCGGAGTTGAAAGTGACTCCGAACGGCCTATTCAAGTTGGTGGTGCTTATACGGTTGATCCTTCAGCGCTGGATATTGGAGCACAATACACAGCACTGGGTCATTTGCATCGCCCTCAGGCTGTAAAGGGAAGCGGGATGATCCGTTATAGCGGATCTCCTCTTGCCTACAGCTTTTCTGAAGCGGGACAGGCGAAGTCTGTCATGATGTTAGATATTACTCCAGGAGAGGCTCCGCGGACTGAGGAGTTATTTATTAGTAGTGGTCGTCCGCTGGTCAAATGGGCCTGCCGTGGCGGACTTGATGAGGTTCGGCGCTGGCTTGATGAAGGCAGGGATAGTCATGCCTTCATAGACCTTGAGATCAGCTTAACGGAAGCGATGTCGCTTGGGGACATTCAATCTCTGCGAAAAGCACATGAGGGTATCATTCATATCCGTCCTCTTTACCCTGCTCTTGAGGAAGAAGCTACATTAACTTCTCGCGCTCAGATGCCTGTTCCTGAGTTATTCCGCAAGTTCTATCAGCGGCAAAGTGGAGGGGCGGAGCCAGAAGAGGAACTGGTTGAGTTATTTATGTCTCTCATTGCGAGTGACGATGAACTCAAGGTTGGGGAGGAGGATGAATAA
- the addA gene encoding helicase-exonuclease AddAB subunit AddA — translation MMMTIPKPEGSYWSDDQWKAISLSGGDMLVAAAAGSGKTAVLVERIIRKLSDRERPISVDRLLVATFTKAAAAEMRQRITEALEKELAQDPGNEHLSRQLAMLGRASITTLHSFCMEVIQHYYTLIPLDPGFRIASESETALLRQEVLEELFEQKYDLESVGSPFFMLADWFGGERSDDAVFTLVQKLYDFSRSHPWPDYWLQQAAAVFEAPDTAAIEKSPWVRSILTDTALTLGGAADLLRQAHNIALSPGGPGPYATTLEEDLSVIENLLAAVKNGPWSGLYEVFQGISFGKLKPCKKDQTDPMLQDRVKTLREEVKKSVTELRVQLFGRPAEVFLDEMHKAAPLMKELAMLIIEFGDKYRQEKVAKGWLDFSDLEHYTLQILRHPDSTPYEVMPSAAALEYQVQFDEVLLDEYQDTNTVQEDIVRLISRNSPGNRFMVGDVKQSIYRFRLAEPGLFLDKYRKYGDDYSGDGLRIDLARNFRSRREVVDAVNLLFRQMMNEGVAEISYDARAELIYGEGFPDSPQGDYRPELLLIDRSAESSSAEANIGTVEAEGDEAGAEEEAAELEAVRLEARAIAARIRGMMGQDEKSLQIYDKQLKETRQVGYRDMVILLRSTLSWAPIMIEELRMEGIPAYGELSQGYFQASEVETMLSLLQIIDNPLQDIPLAAVLRSPLYTLSEEELAQVRLAAPSGSFFHAVQAAAKGAEEQNLDLMFSDEPLVAKLNTFLDQLEAWRNMAREGELSRLIWSIYRETGYLDWVGGLPGGSQRQGNLTALHDRARQYEMSSSSRGLFRFLRYVTRLRENGGDLGAAATTGEQGDAVRIMTIHKSKGLEFPVVFVAGLSKMFNRQDLNAPFLVHKEMGFGPKFVDGDTRVSYPTLPNLAIRRRAGMELLAEEMRVLYVALTRPKDKLVLISSVKNLTKSVEVWAGALEALEEKLPDFLLARARCYLDWLGPSLIRHPAAAELRRFGGLSETSPIVLAENPSDWIIDFVPSREIVMSVTAEAAAVKEDREQEISTLSGDPVTIRGTRDEELQKVVDSKLNWSYPYESASRISAKTSVTEMKALLAAQEEPSEDVFAREELKRELESPNSEIDFRLHLRRPRFIEQRHMTPTERGTAYHTVMQHLSFELEAGEQTVQDTLNRLVMLQIMTPEQAKEMDVVRIADFLRSPLGELLRRADWVKREMPFSYGLPVLEAYPRLAPPISGSSTGDLVETGEGSRFSQELAGEMVLIQGIVDCLFSVDGRLYLLDYKSDRVLEHRGGVSELSESYRFQLELYGDAVEQITGLTVDEKWLYFFDSGDAIRL, via the coding sequence ATGATGATGACGATACCCAAACCAGAAGGTAGCTACTGGAGTGATGATCAATGGAAGGCGATTTCGCTCTCCGGTGGAGATATGCTTGTGGCGGCTGCAGCTGGTTCCGGTAAAACCGCGGTGCTGGTCGAGCGGATTATTCGTAAATTGTCGGATCGTGAACGACCGATTAGTGTCGATCGGTTGCTTGTAGCAACCTTTACAAAAGCAGCGGCAGCAGAAATGCGGCAACGGATCACGGAAGCGTTGGAGAAGGAGTTAGCCCAAGATCCAGGCAATGAGCATCTGAGTCGTCAATTGGCTATGCTTGGAAGGGCCTCCATTACGACACTCCATTCCTTCTGTATGGAAGTTATTCAACACTACTACACTTTGATTCCACTTGACCCAGGTTTTCGAATTGCTTCGGAGAGTGAAACAGCATTACTACGTCAGGAAGTGCTGGAAGAACTGTTTGAACAGAAATATGATTTGGAGTCTGTAGGTAGTCCTTTCTTCATGCTGGCTGATTGGTTTGGTGGAGAACGGAGTGATGATGCGGTTTTTACTTTAGTACAGAAATTATATGACTTTTCACGAAGTCATCCTTGGCCAGATTATTGGTTACAACAGGCAGCCGCTGTATTTGAGGCTCCGGACACGGCAGCGATAGAGAAGAGCCCTTGGGTGAGAAGTATCTTAACGGATACAGCATTGACGCTGGGGGGAGCTGCAGATTTGTTGCGGCAAGCACACAATATTGCTTTATCTCCTGGTGGACCTGGGCCATATGCTACAACGCTAGAGGAGGATCTAAGCGTAATTGAGAACTTACTAGCGGCGGTGAAAAATGGGCCATGGTCGGGGCTTTATGAGGTGTTTCAAGGGATCTCATTCGGGAAACTTAAGCCTTGCAAGAAGGATCAGACAGATCCTATGTTGCAAGATCGGGTTAAGACGCTACGCGAAGAGGTTAAGAAGAGTGTTACTGAACTTCGAGTTCAACTATTTGGACGTCCGGCTGAAGTATTCTTAGACGAAATGCATAAAGCTGCACCTCTGATGAAGGAACTCGCCATGTTAATCATCGAATTTGGCGATAAATATCGGCAAGAGAAGGTTGCCAAAGGTTGGTTGGATTTCTCCGATCTGGAGCACTATACTTTACAAATTTTGCGTCATCCCGATTCAACACCGTATGAGGTTATGCCTTCAGCTGCGGCATTGGAATACCAAGTACAATTTGATGAGGTACTACTCGATGAATATCAGGATACGAATACGGTACAAGAGGATATTGTCCGGTTAATTTCCCGCAATAGTCCTGGTAATCGCTTTATGGTTGGGGATGTCAAACAGAGTATTTATCGTTTTCGGCTTGCAGAACCGGGATTGTTTCTAGATAAATATCGGAAATATGGTGACGATTATAGCGGAGATGGTCTGCGGATCGATTTGGCGCGGAATTTCCGAAGTCGCCGTGAAGTCGTTGACGCCGTGAATTTATTGTTCCGGCAAATGATGAATGAAGGTGTCGCTGAGATCTCCTATGATGCAAGGGCGGAGCTGATATATGGTGAAGGATTTCCTGATAGCCCTCAAGGTGACTACAGACCGGAATTGTTATTAATAGACCGAAGTGCGGAATCTTCTTCAGCAGAAGCAAATATCGGAACTGTGGAAGCAGAAGGCGATGAAGCTGGAGCAGAGGAGGAGGCCGCCGAATTGGAGGCCGTCCGGCTTGAGGCACGCGCTATTGCAGCCCGGATTCGAGGAATGATGGGGCAAGACGAGAAGTCGCTCCAAATTTACGATAAACAATTGAAGGAAACGCGTCAGGTTGGATACCGTGATATGGTTATTTTACTGCGGTCCACGTTATCATGGGCACCCATTATGATCGAAGAACTTAGGATGGAAGGGATTCCAGCTTATGGTGAGCTAAGTCAGGGTTATTTTCAGGCTTCAGAAGTGGAGACCATGTTATCGCTACTCCAAATTATTGATAACCCTTTGCAAGACATTCCGTTAGCAGCCGTTCTCCGCTCCCCGTTATATACTTTATCGGAGGAGGAGCTTGCCCAGGTGAGATTGGCAGCTCCGAGTGGCAGCTTCTTTCATGCTGTACAGGCTGCTGCTAAAGGTGCAGAAGAACAAAACTTAGATCTTATGTTTAGTGATGAACCCTTAGTAGCTAAGTTGAATACGTTTCTGGATCAGCTGGAGGCTTGGCGCAATATGGCAAGAGAAGGTGAGTTGAGCCGTTTAATCTGGAGCATATATCGTGAGACTGGATATTTGGATTGGGTCGGTGGCTTACCAGGTGGCTCCCAGCGTCAAGGGAATTTAACGGCGCTACATGATCGGGCTAGACAATATGAAATGTCATCATCTTCCCGGGGGTTATTTAGATTTCTACGATATGTAACGAGGCTAAGGGAAAATGGTGGAGATCTCGGTGCAGCAGCAACTACGGGTGAACAAGGTGATGCTGTACGAATCATGACGATCCATAAGAGTAAAGGATTAGAGTTTCCAGTCGTTTTCGTGGCGGGACTCTCCAAGATGTTTAACCGTCAGGATTTAAATGCACCTTTTCTAGTCCATAAAGAAATGGGCTTTGGTCCGAAATTTGTAGACGGAGACACGCGAGTTAGTTATCCAACATTACCGAATCTCGCCATCCGCAGGCGTGCGGGGATGGAACTGCTTGCTGAGGAGATGCGAGTATTATATGTTGCTCTGACAAGACCAAAGGACAAGCTCGTATTGATATCTTCAGTGAAAAATTTGACTAAATCGGTCGAAGTTTGGGCTGGGGCACTGGAAGCTCTCGAGGAGAAACTACCAGATTTCCTCTTGGCCCGTGCTCGTTGCTATCTTGATTGGTTAGGTCCTTCCCTTATTCGCCATCCGGCGGCCGCTGAGCTACGTCGATTTGGGGGACTGTCTGAGACTTCACCTATCGTATTAGCAGAGAACCCTTCGGATTGGATTATCGATTTCGTGCCTTCAAGAGAGATTGTAATGTCAGTAACAGCGGAAGCGGCAGCCGTTAAGGAAGATCGAGAGCAGGAGATTTCTACGCTCTCCGGTGACCCGGTCACTATTCGTGGGACAAGAGATGAAGAACTGCAGAAGGTTGTCGATTCTAAACTGAATTGGTCGTATCCTTATGAGTCTGCAAGTCGTATTTCTGCTAAGACATCCGTGACTGAAATGAAAGCTCTATTGGCGGCGCAAGAAGAGCCATCAGAAGATGTCTTTGCCAGGGAAGAACTTAAGAGGGAACTGGAATCACCTAATTCGGAGATTGACTTTAGATTACACTTACGCCGTCCGCGGTTCATCGAGCAGCGACATATGACCCCTACTGAACGGGGGACCGCTTATCATACCGTGATGCAGCATCTTTCTTTTGAGCTAGAAGCAGGGGAACAAACCGTACAGGATACGCTGAATCGACTTGTCATGTTGCAGATTATGACGCCAGAGCAGGCGAAGGAAATGGATGTTGTAAGGATTGCCGATTTCTTGCGTAGTCCGCTAGGAGAATTGCTGCGCAGAGCGGATTGGGTAAAACGGGAAATGCCGTTCAGTTATGGTCTACCAGTACTAGAAGCTTATCCGCGATTAGCACCACCGATAAGTGGTAGTAGCACAGGTGATCTAGTTGAAACTGGCGAAGGAAGTAGATTTAGCCAAGAACTCGCAGGAGAAATGGTCCTCATTCAAGGGATAGTAGACTGCCTATTCTCCGTGGATGGACGGTTGTATCTGCTAGATTATAAGAGTGACCGAGTTCTGGAACACCGAGGGGGAGTCTCCGAATTGAGCGAATCTTATCGCTTCCAATTAGAATTGTACGGAGACGCGGTGGAACAGATTACGGGACTTACGGTAGATGAGAAATGGTTGTATTTCTTTGATAGCGGGGATGCCATCAGGTTGTAG